The segment atttgatgctgtggttcagaagggggaagaggtgggggcggcagcaaggaggcggacGACACATGCAAGTGCCCAGGGGCTGTGGCCACCCCTCTATCACACCGCAGGCTCCCTTAAGCCAAATAATGAGCTATTTTCATTCTTAAACCCAGAACATGTTTCCCGCTCCCTGGGAGAGGTAACCCATTGAAATCAGCAATATGGTTCCACAGGCCCTAACCCGGCCCTTTCTGTGTTTCCTCCTTCCAGGATGTGGAGAGCGGTTATGTTTGCGAGTGTCCTCAAGGGTATTACGGAACCCACTGTGAAAACAGCGTGCTAAATTGTGCCGACTCCCCGTGCTTCAATGGGGGCACATGCCGGGAGAGGGAGCTGGGAGCCAGCTACACCTGCCACTGCCTGCTGGGTTTCACAGGGTCCAACTGCGAGAAGAAAGTGGACAGATGCACCGGCAATCCCTGCCTGAACGGTGCGTCTTTTAGGAACAATCAGGACTTTTTTTTATCCCCGTAACATAATGCTCttgtcataataataataataataataggttcTTGCATTGCACTgccagtgtacacagcactgtacatacgatttttgcaggcacaggcccttgccccagagagcttagcatctatgtttttagtgcctgaggcacagggagataaagtgacttgctcaaggtcacaagaagtGGACACCGGGAAATGACCAAGGTCGCTCCTCCAGTCCAGCAGCCTGCCATCCAAACGCTCTCCCTTGTCTGTACCTGGTCTGTACCTGGTTCTTTTTCTGCATTTTGCCCAAAGCGGTGTTTCCACGATCAGGAGCAATGAGCAGCAAAGTAAAACGTGAGCCCATCGTTCAAATgtcattagaatacattaatgcTTTTAACTAAGCACCTTCAAATTCGTTTACTCCCCATAACTGATGCTTCTGGGACCTCAGGCTTGCCTCCTCTGATTTCTGTCTTTGTACAAGCTGTGAATGTTTTGCAAGCATTTTCGGGCTCCGTTTTGCAGCCCAAACCTGGTAGGGGCCCCAAATGGAACCGCCGTCATTAACCTCTCGGTTGCCAGGgaggcgtgtatgtatatatatctttatatagcgcccacagctgcGCATTACAAgacagacaatacagtacaggggatTGTAGTACAATAAAGAGCATCacataagatcagacaataggacagGGAAtcccctgccccggagagcttacaatctaagaggtacaatgggaaatatacagacagcaggtgagggaataagtgcaggagatggcagtcattggtagcaatgactgtgggtgtgtgacaccCATGAGTCTAGccatgggtgggcaactccaatcctcaagggccaccaacaggccaggttttcaggatatccctgcttcagcacaggtggctcagtcactgactGCATCacatgtgctgaagtagggatatcctgaaaacctgacctgttggtagctcttgaggaatggagttggccagtcaattactgagccacctgtgctgaagcagggctatcctgaaaacctgagctctTGAGGAATGAAGTCAGCTACCTACAGAATAACTGTGTAACCAGTTTTAGTTCACAAGCAGGTAGCGTTGCCTCATTCGAAGCCTGCCGCGGTGAATAAGagtaaatatttatatttttctctctctctctctcggcttcTCCAGGAGGTCAGTGCTTCGACCTTGGAAACACCCAGCTGTGCCGCTGCCGTTCTGGTTTTACCGGCTCGACGTGCGCAATTAACATAAATGACTGCGCTAGAAGCCCATGCGCCAACGGGGGCACCTGCAACGACTTGATCAACGATTACCAGTGCACCTGTCCGCCGGCATTCAGCGGGAAGAGCTGCGAGGTGAAAGCAAGAGACGAGTGCGGGTCCAAGCCTTGCAAGAATGGAGGGACGTGCCATGTCGGGCCTTACATCAACAACTTTGCTTGTGCTTGCCCCAACGGCTTCATGGGAAGCCAGTGCGAGTTCCCTATGTACCCCGAACCCACGCGAGATCCGTCTGGCCAAGTGACTCTTATGCTGGCAGTGTTCATTGGTGCTGGCCTGGTGGGGCTTCTGGTCTTGCTGTTTATGGTCAGGATTGCTGTCAAACATTGCTGTAAGCCGGCCGTGCAGGGCGGTAAAACCATGAACAATTTGTCGGACTTCCAAAAGGATAACCTGATCCCGGCTTCGCAGCTGAAGAACACCAACAAGAAGAAGGACCTGGAGGTGGACTGTGGCCTGGAGAAGTCCAACTACAAACTGAAAAACCACACGCTGGACTGTAACCTAACCAACGGGCTGATGGATGGTGTCAGTAGTGGGATAGGAAAAGGGGACAAGTTCCACAACAGTGAAAAGTGTTTAGAAGAAGAGAAGTTTCCTCTCCGCTTACACAGGTGAGGCAGTGCTCCCCaatgcatgcacaatacacgCCATAGTCCTTTTTCTACAAGGAACGGTAACAAGAAAATATAGTGCTTTCAGCTGTatactacaccaggggtggccaaatccagtcctcaagggccaccaacaggccaggtattagggatatctctgcttcagcacaggtggctcaatttactgattgagccacctgtgctgaagcagggatatccctaatacctggcctggtggtggcccttgaggactggagttggccaccccggcaCTACAACTTGAGTGTCTGCCGTGACGCCTTGTATAAGACCAAGTATTATAAAACTTTTGTACATGAGTTTAGGAATAATCTCCCTTCTTTAGATATTTATCTGCATGTTAAGCAGATAAAACCTTAAAGTGGCTTATTCTGTAAATTGCGATTGCAATGGGGGCTTCCGTGTGATGGCGCAACTCCCAGAATAAGCCCCAAAGTACGATATTTAGGAGCAGCGTTGCTCAGAGAATGTAAGGTGCCTTTGTTATGGCTGCTGAGAGCAGCGAGTGGAAATGAATCTATGTATCAGGCATTGCTGCCTGCTTAAGAAGCTCTGACGTAGGCAGGATACCGATGGCGAGATAGCTAATCCCTGCCGAGACTCCACTATagatattttttgtttgttttttttaaaggtgctATCCACCAAACAAAAATGTTTTACGACAAACTTAACTTATGATTCCTTAAATTCCCCATAAATCtaattcaatatatatatttcttagatgaaaccttttttttaaatttttattataAGCTTTTTTTCAATGCAGGAACATAACCCAATATAATAACGAGCATAGACAGGCGCCTAACTTGTTCAAGTAGATATTTCAGGAGCCCAGTGTATATAATTCTTTAACAGCGTCAAAAGGATAATTTAAAAGGAAACGAGAAAGGTGCTGCTTTACTTTTTTTGGCATCTCTGCCGTTTATGTTAACCTTACAAAAGGCCCACTTGACTTGGTGTTTAGGAAGACCGCTACAGTATTTGCCTGTCTGACTGTTCTTGGGCTTTCTCTCTGCAGTGAGAAGCCGGAGTGTAGAATATCAACGATATGTTCCCCGAGGGATTCCATGTACCAATCCATTTACGTGATAGCAGAGGAACGGAACGAATGTGTGATAGCTACAGAGGTAAGAACATAGCCACTGAAAACAGCCTGCTGGATAGCATTTCCGCGGAAGACGATACTTTCCTTGTGCCAGAGACGATGCCCGTAGATTGTAGCAAAGAAGCACGCATTGTGAATACGGCTCCATATTAAGTCCCTTAACCTTTCTAGTGCTGGAGGTTTCAGCAACGCTTTTCTCTAAAGAGGTTTTATCTTCATGTATAACCAGACGTTAAATAAGTtagggtgggtaaaaaaaagtgacatccACCACCAACAACGCCACCATCGCCAccttacagtgtacagcaaataaatgtctcacttgtggtgcatttgcatgtctcgaACAGGTCTGCTCCTCTGCCTTtcctcattatctcttagcatacagtgcttgcactgcagctagggattctgggtaatgacgtgcaaatgagcacagtgtgtcactctttacttcttatccattttaacatgggcccctataaacgtatgcctgccgcattacacagcttttcagcacagcctgggttaaagaagtgcagagccagtaacctattCATAGGTGTACCTATACATATTTGTTTCACTGATGAAAAAGAATCACAGTTGGAAGCACATTCATCGCGTGCTGGTACGGGGTTTTCGCACCCGTTCCAGCGTTAACTCCTATTGACTTGAACAGGTGCGATATCCCATACcacaaggggtgcgcaaacttttttgtctttGCCCCCCGCCTGATCTCcaccctgctcgcgccccctcccccttaccttttctccagcGTTTTCTGACGTCGGGTAGCCGCCGGAGACGCGGTAAGCGACTTATAGGGGCAtcgccgctcccccggcatttcatttaaatgttgagcggaagagagcggggcctctgtaagtgacGCCCGCCCCAGAAAATGTTgtgctccccccagtttgcgcaccccgctGTACCGGCCTGCGAGGCACTGACTCCTGGGTATTCTGTCGATTTGAATCTTCTGTGACATACTGCGTCCTCCATTTCCACCAGCTCCGCAACACAGAAGCTTCTATGGTTCATAACTTTGCATGGCCATGTACATGTCACTGTTCTTTCTTTGTGGATTTAAGCgtcaaatgtatttttaaatatacCAAAGATACAGGCTTTTTCACAGACAGCGGAAGAGCCGTGGAGGGAGATACTGTAATAAacagtttattatttattatttagttCTATCAGTTAAAAAACAAAATCTCAGGTTTAAATTGTGCAGGCGAGTTGTGTTCTGTGGCAAATAacgtaatgttgtttttttttcccccttctgtaAATTGGTTTGTACATTGTATTCTCCCGCACTGTAAATGCTGCAATGAGTTTAAATAGCTAAGTAATTAATGCAGCAATAATGCATTACAAGATCAAAAAATTGAAGAATCAAACAGTGGTACTATACATAGTAtatgccaggggtggccaactccagtcctcaagggccaccaacaggtcaggttttaaggatatccctgcttcagcacaggtggctcagtgttgctgaagcagggatatccctagtacctggcctgttggtggggactggagttggctacccctgct is part of the Ascaphus truei isolate aAscTru1 chromosome 9, aAscTru1.hap1, whole genome shotgun sequence genome and harbors:
- the DLL4 gene encoding delta-like protein 4 → MESMRFFGLTFLLMVLQQVSSSGVFQLELHEFINANGILANGGSCLPNCRIFFKICLKHYQMVVSPGSCTFGSVVTPVLGSNSFNIKDSEVFTNPIRLPFNFTWPKTFSLIIEAVHSPADTIDTQEEMLVSQFAIQTQLNVGEDWSQDVQSGPHAQLRYSYRVVCSEHYYGESCSRLCKPRDDRFGHYVCESDGKVSCLKGWNGEYCSDPICLDACSKQNGYCNKPGECNCRPGWQGRFCSECIPHAGCRHGTCQVQWQCICDEGWGGLFCDQDLNYCTHHKPCKNGATCMNTGQGSFTCACKAGFIGVNCEDKISECDSNPCRNGGSCTDVESGYVCECPQGYYGTHCENSVLNCADSPCFNGGTCRERELGASYTCHCLLGFTGSNCEKKVDRCTGNPCLNGGQCFDLGNTQLCRCRSGFTGSTCAININDCARSPCANGGTCNDLINDYQCTCPPAFSGKSCEVKARDECGSKPCKNGGTCHVGPYINNFACACPNGFMGSQCEFPMYPEPTRDPSGQVTLMLAVFIGAGLVGLLVLLFMVRIAVKHCCKPAVQGGKTMNNLSDFQKDNLIPASQLKNTNKKKDLEVDCGLEKSNYKLKNHTLDCNLTNGLMDGVSSGIGKGDKFHNSEKCLEEEKFPLRLHSEKPECRISTICSPRDSMYQSIYVIAEERNECVIATEV